In the genome of Triticum urartu cultivar G1812 chromosome 5, Tu2.1, whole genome shotgun sequence, one region contains:
- the LOC125511254 gene encoding trafficking protein particle complex subunit 4-like: protein MGTVAIYSLFIINKSGGLIYYKDYGSAGRMDTNDSLRLASLWHSMHAISQQLSPTTGCTGIDLLQAHNFDLHCFQSLTGTKFFVVCETGAQNMEILLKTIYELYTEFVLKNPFYEMEMPIRCELFDLNLAHVIQKDRVALLGR from the exons ATGGGGACAGTCGCAATCTACAGCCTTTTCATCATCAACAAGTCTGGCGGCCTTATATACTACAAG GACTATGGCTCAGCGGGGAGAATGGACACCAACGACAGTTTGCGTCTGGCGAGTCTCTGGCACTCGATGCATGCTATCTCACAGCAGCTGTCCCCTACCACTGGCTGTACTGGCATTGACCTCTTACAGGCCCACAATTTCGATCTCCATTGCTTCCAATCCCTCACAG GGACCAAATTTTTCGTTGTATGCGAAACAGGCGCTCAAAATATGGAAATCCTGCTGAAAACTATATATGAGCTGTACACGGAGTTTGTTTTGAAGAACCCATTCTACGAGATGGAGATGCCAATCCGGTGTGAGCTCTTTGACCTCAACTTAGCTCATGTCATCCAGAAGGACCGTGTCGCACTTCTGGGCCGGTGA